The following are encoded in a window of Aromatoleum petrolei genomic DNA:
- a CDS encoding helix-turn-helix transcriptional regulator has protein sequence MSAPEPPVLTPLVPESPCLTARQAAAYLHLNEKKLYELANSGEVPAARVGGKWLFPRRLLDEWLLEQAHGGVFTDRLLIAGGDDALLAAAVRQLAAELGAEAFVAYSPTATLPGLEQLARRRADLSVVHWGDVGHSTSLHATLLRAHPGHARWTLVRIGQREQGVLLRPGLGMDQLDTLAAFDVRWAMREPGSGAAHFLASSLKARGLRADDCSVVATVHGEREAAALLVRDAADCTPGTRATASEFGLDFLPLGWEALDLALPKEIYFRHLFQRLLVRLGSAEIRELAQQLGGYDLTTLGRVLDPS, from the coding sequence ATGAGCGCGCCCGAGCCGCCCGTCCTCACCCCGCTCGTGCCGGAGAGCCCTTGCCTCACCGCGAGGCAGGCGGCGGCCTACCTGCACCTCAACGAGAAGAAGCTGTACGAGCTCGCCAACAGCGGCGAAGTCCCGGCCGCGCGCGTCGGCGGCAAATGGCTGTTCCCGCGCCGGCTGCTCGACGAGTGGCTGCTGGAACAGGCGCACGGCGGCGTGTTCACCGACCGCCTGCTGATCGCCGGGGGCGACGACGCGCTGCTCGCCGCCGCGGTGCGCCAGCTCGCCGCCGAACTCGGCGCCGAGGCCTTCGTCGCCTACAGTCCGACCGCGACGCTCCCCGGCCTGGAACAGCTCGCCCGCCGCCGCGCCGACCTCAGCGTCGTGCACTGGGGCGACGTCGGGCACAGCACCAGCCTCCACGCGACGCTGCTGCGCGCCCATCCCGGCCACGCACGCTGGACGCTGGTGCGCATCGGCCAGCGCGAGCAGGGCGTGCTGCTGCGCCCCGGCCTCGGCATGGACCAGCTCGACACGCTGGCCGCGTTCGACGTGCGCTGGGCGATGCGGGAACCCGGATCGGGCGCCGCACACTTCCTCGCCTCGTCGCTCAAGGCCCGCGGCCTGCGCGCGGACGACTGCAGCGTCGTCGCGACCGTGCATGGCGAACGCGAGGCCGCCGCCCTGCTTGTGCGCGACGCCGCCGACTGCACCCCCGGCACGCGCGCGACAGCGAGCGAATTCGGCCTCGACTTCCTGCCGCTCGGCTGGGAAGCGCTCGACCTCGCACTGCCGAAGGAGATCTACTTCCGCCACCTCTTCCAGCGCCTGCTCGTGCGGCTCGGCAGCGCCGAGATACGCGAGCTCGCGCAACAGCTCGGCGGCTACGATCTCACGACGCTGGGACGGGTACTGGATCCATCCTGA
- a CDS encoding 4Fe-4S binding protein — MARQIRLCDCNRSFAVDEKALAAGIPGPLKVHHELCRREIGEFESALACGDVLVGCTQEAALFAEVAAERPAVRIDFFNLRENAGWSAEGRGATPKMAALLAAAMLPEPDPVAGVTLAAGRNLLIVGEAGAALGWAERLAGRFEVSVLLTGASRDAELPLERRYPVWSGAGVTLSGHLGAFDAVWAQQNPIDLDLCVRCNACIRACPEGAIGWDYQVDAARCRAHRACVAACGTVGAIDFARTDTRREGRFDLVLDLSPEALLRRVEPPQGYAAPGRDPLDQALAVQALDEFVGEFEKPRYVALDAKLCAHSRSRKAGCSNCIEACAAEAISSAGDAVRVDPYLCQGCGTCSTVCPTGALAPQYPRVEDVGLRVKTVLARYREAGGEDACLLFHSAEAGRALIERLARRGKGLPARVIPLELWSADAAGLDLMLGSLALGACQVAVLAAGTHDAAPLWAQAAHAQTILAGLGYAGEHLRVIEAEDWPALEAASWDWSPAQGVSRPASFRLVPRKRDTLDLALRHLHAVAPAPVTEIALKAGAPFGAVAVSDACTLCMACVGACPTGALSAAADAMRLGFLEKSCVQCGLCANACPESAVALTPRLRLDDAARRVVPLKEAEIFHCVRCGTAMGAKPMIDAMFARLAGHSMFASEAQRRRLHMCADCRVIDLMENENGAKAWNMTE; from the coding sequence GTGGCGAGACAGATCAGGCTGTGCGACTGCAACCGCAGTTTCGCAGTCGATGAAAAAGCCCTCGCGGCGGGCATCCCCGGGCCGCTGAAAGTCCATCACGAGCTGTGCCGGCGGGAGATCGGTGAGTTCGAGTCTGCGCTCGCGTGCGGCGACGTCCTCGTCGGCTGTACGCAGGAGGCTGCGCTGTTCGCCGAGGTGGCGGCGGAGCGTCCGGCGGTGCGCATCGATTTCTTCAACCTGCGCGAAAACGCCGGCTGGTCGGCCGAAGGCCGCGGCGCGACGCCCAAGATGGCGGCGCTGCTCGCCGCGGCGATGCTGCCCGAGCCGGATCCGGTCGCCGGGGTGACGCTGGCGGCGGGCAGGAACCTGCTGATCGTCGGCGAGGCCGGCGCGGCGCTGGGCTGGGCCGAGCGCCTGGCGGGGCGCTTCGAGGTGTCCGTGCTGCTCACCGGCGCGAGCCGCGACGCCGAGTTGCCGCTCGAACGGCGCTATCCGGTGTGGTCCGGTGCGGGGGTGACGCTCTCCGGCCACCTCGGTGCCTTCGACGCCGTCTGGGCGCAGCAGAACCCGATCGACCTCGACCTGTGCGTACGCTGCAACGCCTGCATCCGCGCCTGTCCGGAAGGGGCGATCGGCTGGGATTACCAGGTCGACGCCGCCCGCTGTCGCGCGCACCGCGCTTGCGTGGCGGCCTGCGGCACGGTCGGCGCGATCGATTTCGCGCGCACCGACACGCGGCGCGAGGGACGTTTCGACCTCGTGCTGGACCTCTCGCCGGAAGCGCTGCTCAGGCGCGTCGAGCCGCCGCAGGGCTACGCTGCGCCGGGGCGCGACCCGCTCGACCAGGCGCTCGCGGTGCAGGCGCTGGACGAGTTCGTCGGCGAATTCGAGAAACCGCGCTACGTCGCGCTCGACGCCAAGCTGTGCGCACACAGCCGCTCGCGCAAGGCGGGCTGTTCGAACTGCATCGAGGCCTGTGCGGCCGAGGCCATTTCCTCCGCGGGCGACGCCGTGCGCGTCGATCCCTACCTCTGCCAGGGGTGCGGCACCTGTTCGACGGTGTGCCCGACCGGCGCGCTCGCGCCGCAGTATCCGCGCGTCGAGGACGTCGGCCTGCGCGTGAAGACGGTGCTCGCGCGTTACCGCGAGGCCGGTGGTGAGGATGCCTGCCTGCTGTTCCATTCGGCCGAGGCCGGCCGCGCGCTGATCGAGCGCCTCGCGCGCCGCGGCAAGGGCCTGCCGGCGCGGGTGATTCCGCTCGAGCTCTGGAGCGCCGATGCGGCGGGCCTCGACCTGATGCTCGGCAGCCTCGCGCTCGGGGCCTGCCAGGTCGCCGTGCTGGCGGCGGGCACGCACGACGCGGCGCCGCTGTGGGCGCAGGCCGCCCATGCGCAGACCATCCTCGCCGGGCTGGGCTACGCCGGCGAGCACCTGCGCGTGATCGAGGCCGAGGACTGGCCGGCCCTCGAGGCGGCATCGTGGGACTGGTCGCCCGCGCAGGGCGTGAGCCGCCCGGCGAGCTTTCGCCTCGTGCCGAGGAAGCGCGACACGCTGGACCTCGCGCTGCGCCACCTGCACGCGGTCGCGCCCGCGCCGGTCACTGAGATCGCGCTGAAGGCCGGCGCCCCCTTCGGTGCCGTCGCCGTCAGCGACGCCTGCACGCTGTGCATGGCCTGCGTCGGTGCCTGTCCGACCGGGGCGCTCAGCGCCGCCGCTGACGCGATGCGCCTCGGCTTCCTCGAGAAGAGCTGCGTGCAGTGCGGGCTGTGCGCAAACGCCTGTCCGGAGAGCGCCGTCGCGCTCACGCCGCGCCTGCGGCTCGACGACGCGGCGCGCCGCGTGGTGCCGCTGAAGGAAGCCGAGATCTTCCACTGCGTGCGCTGTGGCACGGCGATGGGCGCCAAGCCGATGATCGACGCGATGTTCGCGCGCCTTGCCGGCCATTCGATGTTCGCCAGCGAGGCGCAGCGACGGCGCCTGCACATGTGCGCCGACTGCCGCGTGATCGACCTGATGGAAAACGAGAACGGCGCCAAAGCCTGGAACATGACCGAATGA
- a CDS encoding formate dehydrogenase accessory sulfurtransferase FdhD, which yields MPSAPDTPRRPLLSHASHPLTVTIPAVDENGEHVPTQIAGEFPLTIYVDRREIVTLMTLGAAPEALTIGWLRNQRLVASLDDIEAVQVDWEVNAVAVKTRNGLVDADERLGSRTVTTGCGQGTVFGGLMDEIDAIHLPADRRLTQATLYALMDAVRHHESIYKQAGAVHGCALAWPTADGCEILMFVEDVGRHNAVDAIAGQMWLDGLGGGDKIFYTTGRLTSEMVIKTAQMGIPFLVSRSGLTQMGWEIARKIGLTMIGRAQGKHYLLFTGEERFTR from the coding sequence ATGCCCTCCGCCCCCGACACGCCGCGCCGTCCACTGCTGAGCCACGCGAGCCACCCGCTGACGGTGACGATCCCGGCCGTCGACGAGAACGGCGAGCACGTGCCGACACAGATCGCCGGCGAGTTTCCGCTGACGATCTACGTCGATCGCCGCGAGATCGTCACGCTGATGACGCTGGGCGCCGCGCCCGAGGCGCTGACGATAGGCTGGCTGCGCAACCAGCGCCTGGTCGCGAGCCTGGACGACATCGAGGCGGTGCAGGTCGATTGGGAGGTCAATGCCGTCGCGGTGAAGACGCGCAACGGCCTCGTCGACGCCGATGAGCGCCTCGGCAGCCGCACCGTCACGACCGGCTGCGGCCAGGGGACGGTGTTCGGCGGCCTGATGGACGAGATCGACGCGATCCACCTGCCGGCCGACCGCAGGCTCACGCAGGCGACGCTATACGCGCTGATGGACGCGGTTCGTCACCACGAATCGATCTACAAGCAGGCCGGCGCCGTGCACGGCTGCGCGCTCGCCTGGCCCACGGCCGACGGCTGCGAGATCCTCATGTTCGTCGAGGACGTCGGCCGCCACAATGCCGTCGACGCGATCGCCGGGCAGATGTGGCTGGACGGCCTCGGCGGCGGCGACAAGATCTTCTACACCACCGGCCGGCTCACGTCGGAAATGGTCATCAAGACCGCGCAGATGGGCATCCCCTTCCTCGTCTCGCGCTCCGGCCTCACGCAGATGGGCTGGGAGATCGCGCGCAAGATCGGCCTGACGATGATCGGGCGCGCGCAGGGCAAGCACTACCTTCTATTCACCGGCGAGGAGCGATTCACCCGATGA
- a CDS encoding DUF3306 domain-containing protein, giving the protein MTRFLERWSRLKRGETSAAAPAAPVVPAAPSAAGAASRAVPPAADAATPASPAEAALPPIDSLDLAADFSAFMKKEVSESLRRAALRKLFSDPHFHFERMDKLDIYIDDYSGGDPIPADMLQKLRQFETLLKDEEADESAVQPAPPQAAAAAEPGPSPAAATSAGEDEGDGHGDAMPEHRA; this is encoded by the coding sequence ATGACCCGTTTCCTCGAGCGCTGGTCGCGGCTGAAGCGCGGCGAGACGAGCGCCGCCGCGCCCGCGGCCCCGGTGGTGCCGGCGGCTCCGAGCGCCGCAGGCGCGGCCTCCCGCGCCGTGCCGCCCGCGGCCGATGCCGCGACCCCGGCATCCCCCGCGGAAGCGGCCCTGCCGCCCATCGACAGCCTGGACCTCGCGGCGGACTTCAGCGCCTTCATGAAGAAGGAGGTCAGCGAATCGCTGCGCCGCGCGGCCTTGCGCAAGCTCTTCAGCGATCCGCACTTCCATTTCGAGCGCATGGACAAGCTCGACATCTACATCGACGATTATTCGGGCGGCGACCCGATTCCGGCGGACATGCTGCAGAAGCTGCGGCAGTTCGAGACCCTGCTCAAGGATGAGGAGGCGGACGAGAGCGCCGTGCAGCCGGCCCCGCCGCAGGCGGCCGCCGCTGCCGAGCCCGGTCCGTCACCCGCGGCGGCGACGTCCGCAGGCGAGGATGAGGGCGACGGCCACGGCGACGCCATGCCCGAGCATCGCGCGTAG
- the mobA gene encoding molybdenum cofactor guanylyltransferase MobA: MSVREKITGVVLAGGQGRRMGSVDKGLVELRGRPMVAHVIERFGPQVDELIINANQNAERYAAFGYPVFPDDIGGFAGPLAGLHAALSRAQHPLVATAPCDSPFLPSDLVERLYRGLAEAGAELAVARTFDQPHPVFCLCRRDVLPHLDEFLAGGGRKIDFWYATLKIVEVRFDDEEAAFRNINTRDELDDVAR, translated from the coding sequence ATGAGCGTGCGCGAAAAGATCACCGGCGTCGTCCTCGCCGGCGGACAGGGGCGGCGCATGGGCAGCGTCGACAAGGGCCTGGTCGAGCTGCGCGGGCGGCCGATGGTGGCTCACGTGATCGAACGCTTCGGCCCCCAGGTCGACGAGCTGATCATCAACGCCAACCAGAACGCCGAACGCTACGCCGCCTTCGGCTACCCCGTGTTCCCCGACGACATCGGCGGCTTCGCCGGCCCGCTCGCGGGGCTGCACGCAGCGCTCTCGCGTGCACAGCATCCGCTGGTCGCGACCGCCCCCTGCGACTCGCCCTTCCTGCCGTCCGATCTCGTCGAACGCCTGTACCGCGGCCTCGCCGAGGCCGGCGCCGAACTCGCCGTCGCACGCACGTTCGACCAGCCCCACCCGGTGTTCTGCCTGTGCCGGCGCGACGTGCTCCCGCACCTCGACGAATTTCTCGCCGGCGGCGGACGCAAGATCGACTTCTGGTATGCGACGCTGAAGATCGTCGAAGTGCGCTTCGACGACGAGGAAGCGGCGTTCCGCAACATCAACACGCGCGACGAACTCGACGACGTCGCACGATGA
- a CDS encoding DUF3305 domain-containing protein, with product MDRFPLAVIMERRRLQSRWADEAWEAVGVVPAFGDNPGATRQLVAEADRDQYLVGGFALELFRDEADNYFLNLSSPVPKVFVMWRREDGVAKPLSVTVSYGEAARLLDSGEQVDGVAMPREIADWVGEFVNLHYKPAPRKKIRRNDPLAQDREQA from the coding sequence ATGGACCGTTTTCCCCTCGCCGTCATCATGGAGCGCCGCCGCCTGCAGAGCCGCTGGGCGGATGAGGCGTGGGAGGCGGTCGGCGTCGTGCCGGCCTTCGGCGACAACCCCGGGGCGACGCGCCAGCTGGTGGCGGAGGCCGACCGCGACCAGTACCTCGTCGGCGGCTTCGCGCTGGAGCTGTTTCGCGACGAGGCGGACAACTACTTCCTCAACCTGAGTTCGCCGGTGCCCAAGGTGTTCGTGATGTGGCGCAGGGAAGACGGCGTCGCGAAGCCGCTCTCCGTCACGGTGAGCTACGGCGAGGCGGCGCGCCTGCTCGATTCGGGCGAGCAGGTCGACGGCGTGGCGATGCCGCGCGAGATCGCCGACTGGGTGGGCGAGTTCGTGAACCTGCACTACAAGCCGGCGCCGCGGAAGAAGATCCGCCGCAACGATCCGCTGGCGCAGGACCGGGAGCAGGCATGA
- the htpX gene encoding zinc metalloprotease HtpX — protein MFGNWLKTSILMAGIVALFGAVGGMLGGKQGMLIALLFGGAMNVWAYWFSDKMVLRMYNARQVDETSSPYLYNMVRGLAQRGGLPMPKVYIIDEEQPNAFATGRNPDHAAVAATSGIIRMLSERELRGVMAHELAHVKNRDILISTISATVAGAISMLAQFGMFFGGSRDDERPNPILSILVMILAPMAAMIIQMAISRTREFGADRGGAEISGDPEALASALAKIDAYARGIPMHAAEAHPETAQMMIMNPLSGGGLRGLFSTHPSTQERVARLREMMVGR, from the coding sequence ATGTTCGGCAACTGGCTCAAGACCTCGATCCTCATGGCAGGTATCGTCGCCCTGTTCGGTGCCGTGGGTGGCATGCTCGGCGGCAAGCAGGGCATGCTGATCGCGCTGCTGTTCGGCGGTGCGATGAACGTGTGGGCCTACTGGTTCTCCGACAAGATGGTGCTGCGCATGTACAACGCGCGCCAGGTCGACGAGACCAGCTCGCCCTATCTGTACAACATGGTGCGCGGCCTGGCGCAGCGCGGCGGCCTGCCGATGCCCAAGGTCTACATCATCGACGAGGAGCAGCCCAACGCCTTCGCGACCGGGCGCAACCCCGACCACGCGGCGGTCGCGGCGACCAGCGGCATCATCCGCATGCTGTCCGAGCGCGAGCTGCGTGGCGTGATGGCGCACGAGCTGGCGCACGTGAAGAACCGCGACATCCTGATCTCGACAATCTCGGCGACGGTCGCGGGCGCGATCTCGATGCTCGCCCAGTTCGGCATGTTCTTCGGCGGCAGCCGCGACGACGAGCGGCCCAACCCGATCCTGTCCATCCTTGTGATGATCCTCGCGCCGATGGCGGCGATGATCATCCAGATGGCAATCTCGCGCACGCGCGAGTTCGGCGCGGACCGTGGCGGCGCGGAAATCTCGGGCGACCCCGAGGCGCTCGCGAGCGCGCTGGCGAAGATCGATGCCTACGCGCGCGGCATCCCGATGCACGCTGCCGAGGCGCATCCCGAGACGGCGCAGATGATGATCATGAACCCGTTGTCGGGCGGCGGCCTGCGCGGCTTGTTCTCGACCCACCCGTCCACGCAGGAGCGTGTCGCCCGCCTGCGCGAGATGATGGTAGGTCGCTAG
- a CDS encoding sigma-54-dependent transcriptional regulator has translation MQHERDGGAPGHGGTPEFNWQAHSILIVDDEEGMRSFLERALKPRCGLVETAPDAEHAMRLMARLHFDLLILDIALPGKSGLDWLHELRESGFAGDVILITAFADLDTAINALRGGASDFILKPFRVDQILNSIKNCFQRAHLARENFILRRELAGLSADVEGLVGNSTAMEELRTVLRRVAQMPSTVLLLGESGTGKEVAARALHRMSPRAQRPFVPVNCAAIAAGLIESELFGHVKGAFTGATETRNGLFYYAHGGTLFLDEISELPLALQARLLRVLEERRLRPVGSEREVPVDVRIIAASNRDLAAEVAAGRFRQDLYFRLAVVEIVIPPLRERAQDIPDLVRHFMQQLTLQLGVPPLALSNTLFARLETYGWPGNVRELRNFIERSLILGHFPVEALGARGDVLAGGTDLPLDEVEKRHILRMLDACGGNKSEAARRLGVSRKTLERKCAEWGESVA, from the coding sequence ATGCAGCATGAGCGGGACGGGGGCGCGCCGGGCCACGGCGGAACTCCGGAATTCAACTGGCAGGCGCATTCGATCCTTATCGTCGATGACGAGGAAGGCATGCGCAGCTTCCTCGAGCGCGCGCTCAAGCCGCGCTGCGGCCTCGTGGAAACCGCGCCGGACGCCGAGCACGCGATGCGCCTGATGGCGCGGCTGCACTTCGACCTGCTGATCCTCGACATCGCGCTGCCGGGCAAGTCCGGCCTCGACTGGCTGCACGAGCTGCGCGAATCGGGCTTCGCCGGCGACGTGATCCTGATCACCGCCTTCGCCGACCTCGACACCGCGATCAACGCGCTGCGCGGCGGTGCGTCGGACTTCATCCTCAAACCTTTCCGTGTCGACCAGATCCTGAATTCGATCAAGAACTGCTTCCAGCGCGCCCACCTCGCGCGCGAGAACTTCATCCTGCGGCGCGAGCTCGCGGGCCTGTCGGCCGACGTCGAAGGCCTGGTCGGGAACTCGACGGCGATGGAGGAGCTGCGCACGGTCCTGCGGCGCGTCGCGCAGATGCCCAGCACGGTGCTGCTGCTGGGCGAATCGGGCACCGGCAAGGAAGTCGCAGCGCGCGCGCTGCACCGCATGAGCCCGCGTGCGCAGCGCCCCTTCGTGCCGGTGAATTGCGCGGCGATCGCGGCCGGGCTGATCGAGAGCGAGCTCTTCGGCCACGTGAAGGGCGCCTTCACCGGCGCGACCGAGACGCGCAACGGCCTCTTCTACTATGCTCACGGCGGCACGCTCTTCCTCGACGAGATCAGCGAGCTGCCGCTGGCGCTGCAGGCCCGCCTGCTGCGCGTGCTCGAGGAGCGCAGGCTGCGGCCGGTCGGTTCGGAGCGCGAGGTGCCGGTGGATGTGCGCATCATCGCGGCATCGAACCGCGATCTGGCCGCGGAGGTCGCCGCCGGGCGCTTCCGCCAGGATCTGTATTTCCGCCTGGCGGTGGTCGAGATCGTGATTCCGCCGCTGCGCGAGCGCGCCCAGGACATCCCGGACCTGGTGCGCCATTTCATGCAGCAGCTGACCCTGCAGCTGGGCGTGCCGCCGCTCGCGCTGTCGAACACGCTGTTCGCGCGTCTCGAGACCTACGGCTGGCCGGGCAATGTGCGCGAGCTGCGCAACTTCATCGAGCGCTCGCTGATCCTCGGCCATTTCCCGGTGGAGGCGCTGGGTGCGCGCGGCGACGTGCTCGCCGGCGGCACGGACCTGCCGCTCGACGAGGTCGAGAAGCGCCACATCCTGCGCATGCTGGATGCGTGCGGCGGCAACAAGTCGGAGGCGGCGCGGCGCCTGGGGGTGTCGCGCAAGACGCTGGAGCGCAAGTGCGCGGAGTGGGGCGAGTCGGTCGCGTGA
- the mobB gene encoding molybdopterin-guanine dinucleotide biosynthesis protein B produces MKVIGFAGWSGSGKTSLIEKVVAVLAARGLNVSLIKHAHHSFDIDHEGKDSWRHRNAGCREVLISSGRRWSLMHELRGDPELPLDELLQKLSPCDLVLVEGFKRAQIPKIEVRRTAVREAPFYQQDPHIVAVATDVELDTALPQLDINDPQAVADFVVDYVFRMDPVPVPAS; encoded by the coding sequence TTGAAAGTGATCGGATTCGCCGGCTGGTCCGGCAGCGGCAAGACTTCGCTGATCGAGAAGGTCGTTGCGGTGCTCGCCGCGCGCGGCCTCAACGTGTCCTTGATCAAGCACGCGCATCACAGTTTCGACATCGACCACGAAGGCAAGGACTCGTGGCGGCACCGCAATGCCGGCTGCCGCGAGGTGCTGATCAGCTCGGGGCGGCGCTGGTCGCTGATGCACGAGCTGCGCGGCGACCCGGAGCTGCCGCTGGACGAACTGCTGCAGAAACTCTCGCCCTGCGACCTGGTGCTGGTCGAGGGCTTCAAGCGCGCGCAGATTCCCAAGATCGAGGTGCGCCGCACGGCGGTGCGCGAGGCACCGTTCTACCAGCAGGATCCGCACATCGTCGCGGTCGCGACCGACGTCGAGCTCGACACCGCGCTGCCGCAGCTCGACATCAACGACCCGCAGGCGGTCGCGGACTTCGTCGTGGATTACGTGTTCAGGATGGATCCAGTACCCGTCCCAGCGTCGTGA
- a CDS encoding sensor histidine kinase, with the protein MRRSVRAKLLALVLAPLVVGVPVLLGLVWTWGSEGYERLLNFKISSDLVTAHEYFDRVRIGVGHDVQALAESHRLVGLLAAQPAALPTLLAELAPGRRLDFLLLLDREGRPLAASQPLAGAAAPRLAWPAVASALNGTALTTVERFAPEALQYLSPALRERAWLPLVETRAAAPDARTAEDRGLVIHAAAPVYDAKRNLVGVLEGGVLLNGNLEMVDRINAIVYRDGSLPLGSRGTATLFLDDARIATNVRLFGDTRALGTRVSQAVRERVLGRGETWLGTAFVVNDDYVSGYEPIADGRGERVGMLYVGFLEEPFRSAGRMAMGALFALFIAISAAGAVLSLRWARSVFRPIERMNAVIQCVEQGEADARVGEVASRDELGRLAGEFDQLLDTLSAKREELQRWAEELDRKVAERTLELREANETLRRAQQQLVMSEKLAAIGELTAGVAHEINNPVAVIQGNLDVMRDQLGPAAEPVRQEIRLIHEQTDRIRQIVTKLLQFARPGEFAGYAEAVEVNEVVADCLFLTQHNFDRRAIEVITDFGAGARIEINRSELQQVLINVIVNAVQAMPAGGCLSLATADWGEDGEAVGAVIRVRDTGQGIAPEDLSHIFDPFFTTKKGSGTGLGLSISYTIVERYGGRIEVDSRPGEGTEFALWLRRDARYDESPSAPGFLRRW; encoded by the coding sequence CTGCGCAGGTCGGTCCGCGCCAAGCTGCTCGCGCTGGTGCTCGCCCCGCTGGTCGTCGGGGTGCCGGTGCTGCTGGGGCTGGTATGGACCTGGGGCAGCGAGGGCTACGAGCGCCTGCTGAACTTCAAGATCAGTTCCGATCTCGTCACCGCGCACGAGTATTTCGATCGCGTGCGCATCGGCGTCGGGCACGACGTGCAGGCGCTCGCCGAATCGCACCGCCTGGTCGGGCTGCTCGCCGCGCAGCCGGCGGCGCTGCCCACGCTGCTCGCGGAACTCGCTCCCGGGCGGCGCCTGGACTTCCTGCTGCTGCTCGACCGCGAAGGCCGCCCGTTGGCGGCGTCGCAGCCGCTCGCGGGCGCGGCCGCCCCGCGCCTCGCCTGGCCGGCGGTGGCGTCGGCGCTGAACGGCACCGCGCTGACGACGGTAGAACGATTCGCGCCCGAGGCGCTCCAATATTTGTCCCCGGCGCTGCGTGAGCGCGCGTGGCTGCCGCTGGTGGAAACGCGTGCGGCCGCACCCGATGCGCGCACCGCAGAGGACCGGGGACTGGTGATTCACGCCGCCGCACCGGTGTATGACGCAAAGCGCAACCTCGTGGGCGTGCTCGAGGGCGGCGTGCTGCTCAACGGCAATCTGGAAATGGTCGACCGCATCAACGCCATCGTCTATCGCGACGGCTCGCTGCCGCTCGGCAGTCGCGGGACCGCCACCCTGTTCCTCGACGACGCGCGCATCGCCACCAACGTGCGCCTGTTCGGCGACACGCGGGCGCTCGGAACGCGTGTGTCGCAGGCGGTGCGCGAACGCGTGCTGGGGCGCGGCGAGACCTGGCTGGGCACGGCCTTCGTCGTGAACGACGATTACGTCTCGGGCTACGAGCCGATCGCGGACGGTCGCGGGGAGCGGGTCGGGATGCTGTACGTCGGTTTCCTGGAGGAGCCCTTCCGCAGCGCGGGACGCATGGCGATGGGGGCGCTGTTCGCGCTGTTCATCGCCATCAGCGCGGCCGGTGCGGTGCTCAGCCTGCGCTGGGCGCGCAGCGTGTTCCGGCCGATCGAGCGCATGAACGCGGTGATCCAGTGCGTCGAGCAGGGCGAAGCGGACGCGCGCGTCGGCGAGGTGGCGAGCCGCGACGAGCTGGGGCGGCTCGCGGGCGAGTTCGACCAGCTCCTCGACACGCTGTCGGCCAAGCGCGAGGAGCTGCAGCGCTGGGCGGAGGAACTCGACCGCAAGGTGGCCGAGCGCACCCTGGAGCTGCGCGAGGCGAACGAGACGCTGCGGCGTGCGCAGCAGCAGCTGGTGATGAGCGAGAAGCTGGCGGCGATCGGCGAACTGACGGCGGGCGTCGCGCACGAGATCAACAACCCGGTGGCGGTGATCCAGGGCAACCTGGATGTGATGCGCGACCAGCTGGGGCCAGCCGCCGAGCCCGTGCGCCAGGAGATCCGCCTGATCCACGAGCAGACCGACCGCATCCGCCAGATCGTCACCAAGCTGCTGCAGTTTGCGCGTCCGGGCGAGTTCGCAGGGTACGCGGAGGCGGTGGAGGTGAACGAGGTCGTCGCCGACTGCCTGTTCCTCACGCAGCACAACTTCGACCGCCGCGCGATCGAGGTCATCACCGACTTCGGTGCCGGCGCGCGCATCGAGATCAACCGCAGCGAGCTGCAGCAGGTGCTGATCAACGTGATCGTGAACGCCGTGCAGGCGATGCCTGCGGGCGGCTGCCTGAGCCTCGCGACGGCAGACTGGGGCGAGGACGGCGAGGCGGTGGGCGCGGTGATCCGGGTGCGCGACACCGGCCAGGGCATCGCGCCGGAGGATCTGTCGCACATCTTCGACCCCTTCTTCACGACCAAGAAGGGCAGCGGCACCGGGCTGGGGCTGTCGATCAGCTACACCATCGTCGAGCGTTATGGCGGCCGTATCGAGGTCGACAGCCGGCCCGGCGAGGGCACGGAGTTCGCACTGTGGCTGAGGCGCGACGCGCGTTATGACGAATCCCCGAGCGCTCCGGGGTTTTTGCGGCGCTGGTGA